The Caldalkalibacillus thermarum genome includes the window CCGTAGGCGTGCAAAAAGGGAATCTTGTATTTTTCCTCGTAGGTTTGGATCATGCCCTTGGGTGCGGCCGACCCGCCGCACAACACAGCCCTGAGGCTGCTGGTGTCATACCGGCCTGTTTCCAGCTCCTTCAGCAAGCCGAGCCAGATGGTGGGTACACCGGCAGTGAGTGTGACCTTATACGATTGAATGAGCTCGGCCAGCACTTGGGGGGTGAACTGTGGACCGGGCATGACCAAAGTGGTCCCGAACCAGACAGCGGCAAAGGGAATGCCCCAAGCATTGACATGAAACATGGGCACAACCGGCATGCATACATCTTGTTCTGAGAGAGCAGCTGTATCCGCCAATCCCAGAGCCATACTGTGTAACACCAGTGCCCGGTGGGTATACACCACCCCTTTTGGATTACCGGTCGTGGCCGAAGTGAAGCACATACCCGCCGGTGAATGTTCGTCAAGATCCTTTTTAAAAGCAAAATGGGGGTTTCCTTTTTCTAACACATCTTCATAACTGTAGACGGGCTTTAATGTTGTTTCCGGCAACTGGCCATCAGTCAGCACAATATAGGCTTCAACGGTTTTGAGTTGCGTGTGAACAGGCTCGATCAAGGGCAACAAATCTTCGTCAATCAACAGCACCTTGTCTTCCGCATGATTGACAATGTAAATGATATGTTCTGGGGAAAGCCGGATATTAATGGTGTGCAAAACAGCCCCAATCCCCGGGATCGCAAAGTAGGCTTCCAAATGGCGGTGATGGTTCCAGGCCAGGGTGCCAATCCGGTCTCCTTCTTTCACACCCAATTGGGACAAGGCATCGGCCAACCGTCTTGTCCGCTGCCCGATTTCCTTGTAAGTCAATTCATGGATACCGGTCGAGGTGCGTGACACCACTTTTTTCTTGGGGAAAAAGCGTTCGGCCCTCTCCAGCAGGGAGCTGACATTGAGCGGAATATCCATCATTACGGCATTCCTCCCTCTAGAAATGTTGATCTATCAAGGCTTTTCGGCCTCTCAGGGGTGTCCAAAAAATATTTTTCGACAAAATCCCTTACATCCTTTTTCAGTTTTGTGGATATCTTACAGACCTAGGGTGC containing:
- a CDS encoding long-chain fatty acid--CoA ligase, encoding MMDIPLNVSSLLERAERFFPKKKVVSRTSTGIHELTYKEIGQRTRRLADALSQLGVKEGDRIGTLAWNHHRHLEAYFAIPGIGAVLHTINIRLSPEHIIYIVNHAEDKVLLIDEDLLPLIEPVHTQLKTVEAYIVLTDGQLPETTLKPVYSYEDVLEKGNPHFAFKKDLDEHSPAGMCFTSATTGNPKGVVYTHRALVLHSMALGLADTAALSEQDVCMPVVPMFHVNAWGIPFAAVWFGTTLVMPGPQFTPQVLAELIQSYKVTLTAGVPTIWLGLLKELETGRYDTSSLRAVLCGGSAAPKGMIQTYEEKYKIPFLHAYGMTETTPLVTVSRLKSYQQDLSLEERLDIRAKQGLLVPGLEMKVINENGEVKWDGQEMGELLLRGPWIASEYYLDERTKDTFKEGWLHTGDVVTVDEEGFIKIVDRTKDLIKSGGEWISSVDLENALMAHEAVFEAAVIAVPHPKWQERPLACVVLKEQYKDQVTKEQLLDFLRPQFPKWWLPDDVVFLNEIPKTSVGKFMKRKLREQLKDHLQHAK